One window of Flavobacterium ammonificans genomic DNA carries:
- the bioB gene encoding biotin synthase BioB, translating into MSITKHDWTKEEIIAIYNRPLMDLLYDAATIHRENHDPNVVQVSTLLSIKTGGCSEDCGYCPQAARYNTNVEGNDLMTVNQVKAQALNAKSAGSSRVCMGAAWRNVKDGPEFDQVLEMVRTINKLDMEVCCTLGMITENQAQRLAEAGLYAYNHNLDTSEEYYKEVISTRGFEDRLQTIENVRKTNVTVCSGGIIGMGESIEDRAGMLVALSTLNPQPESVPINALVAVDGTPLEDEEPVEIWEMIRMVATTRIVMPDTQVRLSAGRTNMSREGQAMCFFAGANSIFAGNKLLTTPNPDVNEDMKMFELLGLKPQKPFTKMVQPPTVEAEDSQFVALGEKPKWSRPGHKIERNLEASIKGK; encoded by the coding sequence ATGAGCATTACAAAACACGATTGGACTAAAGAAGAAATTATAGCGATTTACAATAGACCGTTAATGGATTTATTGTATGACGCAGCCACTATACATAGAGAAAATCACGATCCTAATGTGGTTCAAGTTTCTACATTATTATCCATCAAAACGGGTGGTTGTTCTGAAGATTGCGGGTATTGCCCTCAAGCAGCACGTTACAACACCAACGTTGAAGGGAATGATTTAATGACTGTTAACCAAGTAAAAGCGCAAGCTTTAAATGCTAAATCTGCTGGATCATCTCGCGTTTGTATGGGAGCCGCTTGGCGTAATGTAAAAGACGGACCAGAATTTGACCAAGTGTTAGAAATGGTACGCACCATCAACAAATTAGACATGGAAGTATGTTGTACTTTAGGTATGATTACAGAAAACCAAGCACAACGTTTAGCCGAAGCGGGTTTATATGCTTACAATCACAATTTAGATACCTCTGAAGAATATTATAAAGAAGTTATTTCGACACGCGGTTTTGAAGACCGTTTGCAAACTATAGAGAATGTTCGTAAAACAAATGTTACTGTTTGTAGTGGGGGAATCATCGGAATGGGAGAAAGTATTGAAGACAGAGCCGGAATGCTGGTAGCTCTTTCTACATTGAATCCTCAACCCGAATCAGTGCCAATTAATGCTTTGGTGGCTGTAGACGGAACTCCATTGGAAGATGAAGAACCAGTTGAAATTTGGGAAATGATTCGAATGGTAGCCACAACTCGAATTGTAATGCCGGATACTCAAGTACGTTTATCAGCAGGAAGAACAAATATGAGTCGCGAAGGCCAGGCGATGTGTTTCTTTGCAGGTGCCAATTCCATTTTTGCAGGAAATAAATTATTGACTACGCCTAATCCAGATGTGAATGAAGACATGAAAATGTTTGAATTACTAGGATTGAAACCACAAAAACCATTTACAAAAATGGTACAACCGCCAACGGTAGAAGCCGAAGATTCTCAATTTGTTGCCTTAGGCGAAAAACCAAAATGGTCTCGTCCAGGACACAAAATCGAAAGAAATTTAGAGGCCTCTATAAAAGGAAAATAA
- a CDS encoding bifunctional riboflavin kinase/FAD synthetase, whose product MKIFHSIHDFESDKKTILTLGTFDGVHIGHTAILKKLIQNTHNGEFESTVLTFFPHPRMVLQGKTDLKLLNSIDEKIGLFEKIGIENLIIHPFDEVFSQLTAEEFVKTILVDQLHIQKIIIGYDHRFGKNRTANFEDLEAFGKIYGFEVEQISAQEINAISISSTKIRTALEEGEIHLANDYLGYDYVFSGTVVKGKQLGRTIGFPTANIQLSEDYKLIPINGVYIVQALIEEKAVFGMMNIGFNPTVEGKEKTIEVHLFDFESTIYDQKITVSIIHPIRSEQKFESVALLIQQLQKDKEYSLRYLSGL is encoded by the coding sequence TTGAAAATTTTTCATTCCATACACGATTTTGAATCAGATAAGAAAACCATTCTTACGTTAGGCACTTTTGATGGTGTGCATATTGGACATACTGCAATTCTTAAAAAATTGATTCAAAACACTCATAATGGAGAGTTTGAAAGTACCGTTCTCACTTTTTTTCCTCACCCTAGAATGGTATTACAAGGAAAAACAGATTTGAAATTATTAAATTCCATTGATGAAAAAATAGGGTTATTTGAGAAAATAGGGATTGAAAATTTAATCATCCATCCTTTTGATGAGGTTTTTTCTCAATTGACTGCTGAAGAATTTGTCAAAACTATTTTGGTTGACCAATTGCATATTCAGAAAATAATTATTGGCTATGATCATCGTTTTGGAAAAAACAGAACCGCTAATTTTGAAGATTTAGAAGCGTTTGGTAAAATATATGGTTTCGAAGTCGAACAAATATCAGCACAAGAAATTAATGCAATTTCGATTAGCTCAACCAAAATCAGAACTGCACTCGAAGAAGGAGAAATTCATCTCGCTAACGATTATTTAGGTTATGATTATGTTTTTAGCGGAACCGTTGTAAAAGGAAAACAATTAGGGAGAACCATTGGGTTTCCAACAGCTAATATTCAATTAAGTGAAGATTATAAACTAATTCCTATAAACGGCGTTTATATTGTGCAAGCACTTATTGAGGAAAAGGCAGTTTTTGGGATGATGAACATTGGATTTAATCCAACCGTTGAGGGCAAAGAGAAAACGATTGAAGTACATCTATTTGATTTTGAATCAACCATCTACGACCAAAAAATTACCGTATCTATTATTCATCCTATTCGGTCAGAACAAAAATTTGAGTCGGTAGCATTACTAATCCAGCAACTTCAAAAAGACAAAGAGTATTCGTTACGCTATCTTAGCGGATTATAA